The following nucleotide sequence is from Gemmatimonadales bacterium.
CGCGGACGCGCTCGAGCTCGCCGCCGCCGCGGCGCACCGCGCGCGCGAGGAGCGCGAGCGAGATCAGGATGCCGACGAACAGCGCGGCGTTGAGCAGCGTGACCTCGTGGATGTACGAGAGCGTCTTTTCCCACGGCTGCTCGCCCCGGCGGATCGTCTCGGCCGCGTTCACCGGCGAGGCCGCGCCCAGCGCGCGGGAGATCTTGCCGGTGTGCTTGAGCACGAGCGCCAGCGGATTGAGCGCGCTGTGCCACCACATCTTCGGCGTCATGTGTGAGCTGTAGAGCGCGCCGAGGACCGCGACCGGCACGACGAACCCGCTGACCAGCGTGGCCGCGCGCCGCACGAACGACTGCCCGCCCGCGCCGCCGCGCCCGGTAAGGCTTGCAACGGCGAGTGCCACGAGCGCCGCGAGCATGGCGGCGAGCGAGGTCTCCCGCACGTAGAACGCGATGCCCAGGAGGAGCCCGGCCGCCGCGAGCGGGCGCCACCCGCCGTGCTCCAGGTGGCGCACCACCGCGAGCAGCGCGATACAGGAGATCGCGATCGAGAACGGCTCGATGTGCACGATGGGCGCCCAGATCACCGCAAGCGGAACCATCGCGTACACACCCGCGGCGGCGAGCCCCGTTCGACCGCCGAACAGGCGGCGCGCAAGCAGGTACACGAGCCACACCGACAGCGTGGACACGAGCACCACGCCGAGCCGCACGAGCGCGAAATCGGGCCCGACGATCCAGATGAGGCCCGCCAAGAGATAGGTGTAGACCACCTGGCGCGAGCTGAAGTCGACCAGCGGCACCAGCCCGTGCAGCGCGAGACGCCCGTCCATGAGGTGGGCGCCTTCATCGGGATTGATCCAGCGGTCGGGCCAGACCCAGAGCCGGAGCGCGAGCGCGGCGGCGAGGATCACGAGGAGCCAGATCCGCTCGCGCCTGGTGGCGGGCTCGGGCTTCATTCAGGCCCCCTGCAGCCGCGGCGCGGCCATTGCCTCGCCACCGGCGCGGGCACGCTCGACGTGGGACTGAGCCAGCCCGAGAAAGCGGTCCACGATGCGCTCCGGATCGAATTCGGGCCGCGCGGCGTTGGCCAGCGCGAGATGCGACCGCGCCTCGTAGGCCGCGGGGTCTCTCATGAGCGATTCCACCGCCTGCGCCCATGCTTCGGCCGGCGCATCCGGCTCGAGCAGGATGCCGCCTTCGCCCACCGTGGTGGGGATGCCTCCGATCCGGCTCGCGACGACAGGAATGCCGTTCACGTTGGCCTCGAACGCCACCGTGCAGAACGCTTCCACCCACTGGGAGGGCGCGAGGAGGAGCTTCGTGCGAGCGTAGATCGGCGTTATCTCGGGCGACGAGGGGTGCAGCGAAACATTCGGCAGCCGTGCCACCGCGCCCTCCAGCGCGCGCCGCGCTTCAGGCGATAGCGGCCAGGTCTCCACCAACTGGAAGCGGCGGTGCGGCAGCAACTCGGCCACGCGCAGCACGATCTCGACGCCCTTCTCACGCACCGGGTTAATGAGCGTCACCGCGTCGGCCGCGGCGCCCCGCTGGGCGCGGCACCGCGCGAGATCGATCGGCGGATAGAGCACCGGCGACTCATAGCCCAGCCCCGCGCGCATCCCTGCCGATACGAAATCCGTGGCGCTGATCGAGAGCAGCAGCGGGCTCGGCGGCAGCTGGCCGCGAAAGTAGGTGAACTCGTTGTCATGGATCCACACGATCACCGGCACGCCCGCACGCATCGCCTCGGCGGCTATGGCTTCGCAGCCGTCGAGCTGGGTGAGCACGACGTCGGGACGTTTCCGCGCGATCCGGCGGTGCAGCACCGCGGGCAGGAGATTGTCCCACATGCGGTACGTGCGGTAGCCGTTCCACCGATCGCCAAGCGCGAGGAGGCGGCGGCCCGTGAGCGCGCGCGCGGCGCGATATGTGTTGAGCCGCCCGCCGCGCCGCTGGTCGAGCGGCACCACCGCCTCGGCCGCGTGGCCTCGCCGCACGAGCAATGCGAGCAGCGAGTGCGCCGCGTAGAGCGCACCGTCCACGCGTTGCGGGATGTACGGGCGGTACGAGGAGTAAAGAACCCGCATCGGCTACGCGCGCGACCGGTCGGCGAGCGGCGCGCGGCGCTTGGTGTCGGGGGACGACGCCAGATCCATCCGCGGATTCATCTGCACGGTGCCCCAGAATCGGGTACCTTCCTCGACCTCGAGTACGAGGGTCGGTCCTTGCAGCGTCTCCTGCCCCCGCAGATGGTCCCAGATGAACGATTCCGCGGCGTAAAGGCCCGGTGCCACGTTGAGCTGCAAGTCGAGCTCGAGCTCGAATCGCCCGCGCTCGGGCAGGTGCAGCCCGAAGTCGCCGGTACCGGTCGAGAAGAGCACCTCGCCACTGTGAAGCGCGCGTACCCGGATGCCGAGCGAATCGGTCTCGTGCCGGTCGTAGTCGGTCGCCTCGCCGGTAATCCGGAGCCGCGCTTCGGCCCCGGAGCGCGCCTGCGACCCGGCCGCGAGCGTCAGCGTCTCGAGCACCACCGGGTGGCTTCCGTTCGTCGCGGGCGCCCGCCCCTGGCCCAGCGTGTATGCGGTGATGCACTCCGCGGGCGTGCCGGCGCGGATCACGGCGCCGCGGTCGAGCAGGATCCCGTGGGTGCAGAGCGCGGCGATCCGGTCGAGCTGGTGGGAGACGACGATGACGGGGAGCCCGCTCCGCGCCAGCTCGGCGATCCGGCCGAACGCGCGCTGCTGGAACCCGAAGTCGCCGACCGCCAGGACCTCGTCCACGATGAGCACGTCGGGATCGAGATGCGCGGCGATGGAGAATCCGAGCCGCGCGTTCATGCCGCTCGAGTAGCGCTTCACCGGCGTGTCGATGAAGTCGATGATTCCGGAAAAGTCCACGATCGCGTCGAACTTCCGGCGGATGTCGGCCTGGGGCATGCCCATGATGGCGCCCTGCAGGAAGATGTTCTCCCTGCCGGTGAGATCGGGATGAAACCCGGCGGCCACCTCGATGAGCGCGCCGACGCGGCCCTGAATCCGGCAGCTTCCGCGCGTCGGTCGCAGGATGCGGGTGAGCACCTTGAGGAGCGTCGACTTGCCCGCTCCGTTCTGGCCGATTACGCCGAGCGTCTGGCCGGGCAGCACGTCGAAGGTGAGATCCTTGAGGGCCCAGAAGTCGCCGGTCTGGAGCTGGTCGGACGGTGGCCGGCGGCCGACGACGCGCCGGGTGAAGGCAGGCACCAGGTCGCGGAGGCTGTCGTGCACCTCTCCCCGGTGGAACTTCTTCCAGAGCGCGCGGACCTCGATTCCTGCCTGCGTCATCGACCAGTCCCGAGTTGAGAAAGCGGAGGCTAACTTCAACAAATATGCCCCGGACGCACCCGACTTGGCCACGCGGGGGCGGGCGGCTTGCCGCGCGGCACATCGCCCGACGTGTGGCGATGCGACCACAGCGGAAGCGGCGCGGGACCGGGCCCCGAGGCATGCAGGTTGCTCCCGCAGCCGCACCCCTGCTGGACTCCCCGAGCCGGAGCGCGCGTGAAGCTTTCCGTCGCCATCTGCACCTGGAACCGCTGCGACATGCTCCGCCAGACGCTCGAGCGCATGATCCAGCTCGAGGTGCCGCCGGAGGTGAGTTGGGAGCTTCTGGTGGTGAACAACAACTCCTCCGACGGCACTGATGGCGTCGTTGCCGCATTCGATGGCGCGTTGCCGCTCCGGGCCCTCACCGAGCCCACGCCGGGCAAGTCGCACGCGCTGAACCGCGCCGTCGCGGCCGCCACCGGCGACTACATCCTCTTCACCGACGACGACGTGCTGGTGGACCCTCGCTGGCTCGCGGCGTACGTCGAGGCGTTCCGGCGCTGGCCTGACGCCGCGGTCTTCGGCGGCCCGATCGAGCCGTGGTTCGCGGGCGACCCGCCGCCGTGGCTCGCGCGCACGTTTCACCAGGTGGAGTACGCCTTTGCCGCGCTCGATCTGGGCGGCGAGCCGCGGCCCCTCGGCGGGTTCGACGTGCCGTTCGGCGCCAACATGGCAATGCGCATGAAGGAGCAGCGCGAACGCCGGTACGATCCGCGGCTCGGGCCCCGCCCCGAGAGCGGACTGCGCGGTGAGGAGATCACGCTGGTGAAGCAGTTGCTCGCGGAAGGCGCGCATGGGTGGTGGGTGCCAGGCGCGCGGGTCAAGCACTACATTCCCGCCGCGCGCCAGCGGGTGAGCTACATCCGCGACTGGTATCACGGGTGGGGGGAGTATCTCGCGCGCACCTCGCCCGCGGCGGGGGGCACCGCACTCGGCGGCAGACCGCTCTGGCTCTGGCGCGAGATGCTCGAATCCGAGTGCCGGTTCCGGCTGCGCCGCCTGGTCGCGCGGCCTGAGGTGTGGGTGGAGGATCTCAAGGCGGCGGCCACCGCGTGGGGACGCTTCCGCGCGTATGGCGCGCCGCCTCACGCCGCAGGCGCGTGATCGTCGCCGCGCCCATGCCCGAGACACCGCATCGCATCCTGCTCATCGAAGGCAACCGCGACGGCACGGTCGGCGGCTCGTTCCAGTGCCTCTACGACATCGCGCGCCATCTCGACCGGCCCCGCTTCGAGCCGGTTGCAGTGTTCTGGGAGCCGAACCGGTTTTCCGAGCGCCTGCGCGCCGAAGGTGTCGAGGTCCACCTCTGGCGCGAGGTCGAAGAATCTGCGGTTGCATCGAGCGGCCGGACGCCCATTGGGCGCGCCCGGCGCGCCGCGCAAGCCGTCGGCGTGCGGGCGCGCTTTCTCCAATCGGTCGGCGCGAGCCTCGTCCATCTCAACAACACTCCGGACCATGGATACGTCGACTGGCTGCCGGCTGCGCGCCTGGTGAAGCGGCCGATCGTGGCGCACGCGCGTGGACCGATCGCGATGCCGAGGGGACGTGTGCGGCGCAGGCTGGTGGGCGGATTCGATCGCATCGTGGCGATCAGCCGCCACATCGAGGACACGCTCGTGCGCGCCGGCATTCCGAAGGAGCGCATCGCGCAGATTTACGACGGCATCGACATCGAAGCGCTCCGCGCGGCGAGCCGCACGGCCGGAAGCGTTCGCCAGTCGCTCGGCATTCCGCCGGAGGCGCCGCTCGTCGTGATGGCCGGGAACTTCAAACGGTGGAAGGGACAACACCTGCTCATCGACGCCATGGCGCGGCTGCCGAGCGGGCTGCGCGAGCGGTGCCACCTCGTGCTCGCCGGCGCCACACCCGCCGGCGGCGAGGCGTACGAGACCGAGCTCCGCGCGTGTGCGGCCCACGCCGGGCTCGGCGGTCGCGCGTGCTTTCTCGGTGAACGTGGCGACGTGCCCGCGTTGATGGCCGCGGCCGACGTGGTGGTGCACGCCTCCATCGAGCCCGAGCCGTTCGGCCTCGTGGTGGTGGAGGCGATGGCGCTTGGCAAGCCCGTCCTTGCCTCCCGGCTCGGCGGGCCGGCCGAGACGGTGACGCCCGACACCGGCGTCCTATTCGATCCGGCGGATGTGGACGACATGGCGGCCGCGCTCGCCGCGCTCCTCACCGACGAGCCGCGC
It contains:
- a CDS encoding glycosyltransferase family 39 protein, coding for MKPEPATRRERIWLLVILAAALALRLWVWPDRWINPDEGAHLMDGRLALHGLVPLVDFSSRQVVYTYLLAGLIWIVGPDFALVRLGVVLVSTLSVWLVYLLARRLFGGRTGLAAAGVYAMVPLAVIWAPIVHIEPFSIAISCIALLAVVRHLEHGGWRPLAAAGLLLGIAFYVRETSLAAMLAALVALAVASLTGRGGAGGQSFVRRAATLVSGFVVPVAVLGALYSSHMTPKMWWHSALNPLALVLKHTGKISRALGAASPVNAAETIRRGEQPWEKTLSYIHEVTLLNAALFVGILISLALLARAVRRGGGELERVRVPFALLYAWVGGLGLIYGYWSVYRGFFPQYAEEFLPGLSILLGFVLVEIAAGWPSIGHRFGRALIALAVFAAVVFVAERTVPSFDIPNWAYFVGAAVVLAWWYLPASRRTRGLLGAAAVALASTILIAAPGSPHAAVALGKTLAIPAV
- a CDS encoding glycosyltransferase, whose protein sequence is MKLSVAICTWNRCDMLRQTLERMIQLEVPPEVSWELLVVNNNSSDGTDGVVAAFDGALPLRALTEPTPGKSHALNRAVAAATGDYILFTDDDVLVDPRWLAAYVEAFRRWPDAAVFGGPIEPWFAGDPPPWLARTFHQVEYAFAALDLGGEPRPLGGFDVPFGANMAMRMKEQRERRYDPRLGPRPESGLRGEEITLVKQLLAEGAHGWWVPGARVKHYIPAARQRVSYIRDWYHGWGEYLARTSPAAGGTALGGRPLWLWREMLESECRFRLRRLVARPEVWVEDLKAAATAWGRFRAYGAPPHAAGA
- a CDS encoding ABC transporter ATP-binding protein; this translates as MTQAGIEVRALWKKFHRGEVHDSLRDLVPAFTRRVVGRRPPSDQLQTGDFWALKDLTFDVLPGQTLGVIGQNGAGKSTLLKVLTRILRPTRGSCRIQGRVGALIEVAAGFHPDLTGRENIFLQGAIMGMPQADIRRKFDAIVDFSGIIDFIDTPVKRYSSGMNARLGFSIAAHLDPDVLIVDEVLAVGDFGFQQRAFGRIAELARSGLPVIVVSHQLDRIAALCTHGILLDRGAVIRAGTPAECITAYTLGQGRAPATNGSHPVVLETLTLAAGSQARSGAEARLRITGEATDYDRHETDSLGIRVRALHSGEVLFSTGTGDFGLHLPERGRFELELDLQLNVAPGLYAAESFIWDHLRGQETLQGPTLVLEVEEGTRFWGTVQMNPRMDLASSPDTKRRAPLADRSRA
- a CDS encoding glycosyltransferase family 4 protein, coding for MPETPHRILLIEGNRDGTVGGSFQCLYDIARHLDRPRFEPVAVFWEPNRFSERLRAEGVEVHLWREVEESAVASSGRTPIGRARRAAQAVGVRARFLQSVGASLVHLNNTPDHGYVDWLPAARLVKRPIVAHARGPIAMPRGRVRRRLVGGFDRIVAISRHIEDTLVRAGIPKERIAQIYDGIDIEALRAASRTAGSVRQSLGIPPEAPLVVMAGNFKRWKGQHLLIDAMARLPSGLRERCHLVLAGATPAGGEAYETELRACAAHAGLGGRACFLGERGDVPALMAAADVVVHASIEPEPFGLVVVEAMALGKPVLASRLGGPAETVTPDTGVLFDPADVDDMAAALAALLTDEPRRRAIGERARVRAEQFSIERNVGSIEQLYGELLGDRTEPPPRA
- a CDS encoding glycosyltransferase is translated as MRVLYSSYRPYIPQRVDGALYAAHSLLALLVRRGHAAEAVVPLDQRRGGRLNTYRAARALTGRRLLALGDRWNGYRTYRMWDNLLPAVLHRRIARKRPDVVLTQLDGCEAIAAEAMRAGVPVIVWIHDNEFTYFRGQLPPSPLLLSISATDFVSAGMRAGLGYESPVLYPPIDLARCRAQRGAAADAVTLINPVREKGVEIVLRVAELLPHRRFQLVETWPLSPEARRALEGAVARLPNVSLHPSSPEITPIYARTKLLLAPSQWVEAFCTVAFEANVNGIPVVASRIGGIPTTVGEGGILLEPDAPAEAWAQAVESLMRDPAAYEARSHLALANAARPEFDPERIVDRFLGLAQSHVERARAGGEAMAAPRLQGA